In the genome of Pseudomonas protegens, one region contains:
- a CDS encoding IS3 family transposase (programmed frameshift), whose protein sequence is MSRQRRTFPPAFKREAASLVLDQGYSCPEAAKSLDVGETALRRWVAQLQLERGGVTPTAKALTPEQQTIQELQARINRLELEKKILKGGHCALDGRGARAQTLKSIRQLAKHYPVQLLCSLFELPRSCYYAHLARRRRVDVYRVSLRSRINELFNQSRSSAGSRSLVAMLRNEGIEIGRVKVRGLMKEQSLISKQPGSHAYKKATVERPDIPNVLNRQFTVATPNTVWCGDITYIWTQGRWHYLAVVLDLCSRRVVGWAMSAKPDADLVIKALDRAYQIRGKPHGVLFHSDQGSQYSSRGFRQRLWRYRMTQSMSRRGNCYDNAPMERLFRSLKTEWVPTVGYMTTALAERDIGRYLMQRYNWTRPHQHNGFVPPAVAEERRNYVSGNC, encoded by the exons ATGAGCAGACAACGACGTACCTTCCCCCCCGCCTTCAAGCGTGAGGCTGCCAGCTTGGTGCTTGACCAAGGCTACAGCTGCCCTGAGGCTGCCAAGTCCCTCGACGTGGGCGAGACCGCATTACGCCGCTGGGTCGCCCAGTTGCAACTGGAGCGTGGGGGCGTCACGCCCACCGCCAAGGCGCTCACGCCAGAGCAGCAGACGATCCAAGAGCTTCAGGCCCGCATCAACAGGCTGGAGCTTGAGAAGAAAATCTTAAAGG GAGGCCACTGCGCTCTTGATGGCCGAGGAGCACGGGCGCAGACGTTGAAGTCGATTCGGCAATTGGCCAAGCACTACCCTGTTCAGCTGTTGTGTTCGCTCTTCGAACTGCCCCGATCTTGTTACTACGCCCATCTGGCTCGGCGGCGTCGTGTCGATGTGTATCGAGTGAGCCTGCGCAGCCGCATCAACGAGCTGTTCAACCAAAGCCGTAGCTCAGCCGGTAGTCGCAGTCTCGTTGCCATGCTTCGCAATGAAGGTATCGAGATCGGACGCGTCAAGGTCAGAGGTTTGATGAAGGAACAGAGTTTGATCAGCAAGCAGCCTGGTTCTCATGCGTACAAGAAGGCCACGGTTGAGCGCCCCGACATTCCCAATGTCCTTAATCGGCAGTTCACCGTGGCAACGCCGAACACAGTTTGGTGCGGTGACATCACCTATATCTGGACGCAGGGCCGATGGCATTACCTGGCCGTCGTCTTGGACTTGTGCAGCCGCAGAGTGGTGGGCTGGGCGATGTCCGCCAAGCCCGATGCTGATCTGGTCATCAAGGCGCTCGACAGGGCTTACCAGATACGAGGCAAGCCGCATGGCGTCCTGTTCCACAGCGACCAGGGTAGCCAATACAGCAGTCGTGGCTTCCGCCAGCGACTATGGCGCTATCGGATGACCCAAAGCATGAGCCGACGGGGAAATTGCTACGACAACGCGCCCATGGAGCGGCTGTTTCGTAGCCTGAAAACAGAGTGGGTGCCGACGGTGGGTTACATGACTACAGCGTTGGCCGAGCGGGACATCGGCCGCTATCTCATGCAGCGGTATAACTGGACAAGGCCGCATCAGCACAACGGTTTCGTACCGCCAGCGGTTGCGGAAGAAAGACGTAATTATGTGTCCGGGAATTGTTGA